One Aneurinibacillus migulanus genomic region harbors:
- a CDS encoding Kae1-like domain-containing protein, whose product MMDVVLGIDTSNYRTSLCLVDTGGRVVAEEKELLTVEAGERGLQQSAALFQHVKRLPELAHRMTTEGRKVVAIAVSRTPRPVEGSYMPVFLAGQMVAELMAHFFHVPVYYTSHQEGHIAAGEYTLAQPIAVDRFLAVHLSGGTSEVLDCTKRVGGYEIECIGGTQDLHAGQLIDRIGVALGLPFPAGPYLEEMARQAGENGLAVPSSVARYTFSFSGPEAALMRAIKQNVPPAQIARAAEKCIAATLEKALRTATEDGYPKDILIVGGVSANTYIRERLTKRLTHRAVGARLYFADPLYAGDNAFGVARIGLLQFLAGYKGEHSD is encoded by the coding sequence CTGATGGATGTAGTACTTGGCATTGATACGAGTAACTATCGGACCTCTCTTTGTCTTGTTGATACAGGCGGACGAGTCGTAGCCGAAGAGAAGGAACTGTTGACGGTGGAAGCTGGTGAGCGTGGCCTACAACAATCTGCTGCACTGTTTCAACATGTTAAGCGGCTGCCCGAGCTGGCGCACCGTATGACAACAGAAGGTCGGAAGGTGGTGGCTATTGCGGTGAGCCGCACCCCACGGCCAGTGGAAGGCAGTTATATGCCCGTATTTCTTGCCGGACAGATGGTAGCAGAGTTAATGGCCCATTTTTTTCATGTGCCTGTGTATTATACGTCTCATCAGGAGGGGCACATTGCAGCCGGAGAATATACGCTGGCGCAACCGATTGCAGTAGACAGGTTTCTTGCAGTGCATCTGTCCGGTGGAACGAGCGAAGTGCTGGATTGCACGAAACGGGTCGGAGGATACGAAATCGAATGCATTGGCGGTACACAAGATTTGCATGCGGGACAATTAATTGACCGGATTGGTGTAGCGTTAGGACTTCCTTTTCCAGCGGGGCCGTACCTCGAAGAGATGGCGAGGCAGGCGGGAGAGAACGGTCTTGCTGTTCCTTCTTCTGTAGCAAGGTATACATTTAGTTTCTCAGGACCTGAGGCGGCTCTCATGCGTGCGATAAAACAGAATGTTCCGCCAGCGCAGATTGCCCGTGCGGCGGAAAAATGTATCGCAGCTACACTGGAGAAAGCGCTTCGTACGGCTACTGAAGACGGATACCCGAAAGATATTCTTATAGTAGGCGGCGTGTCTGCCAATACGTATATTCGCGAGCGGCTTACGAAACGGCTGACACACCGGGCGGTCGGTGCCCGTCTGTACTTTGCAGATCCTCTATATGCGGGGGACAATGCATTCGGTGTGGCACGCATTGGTCTTTTGCAATTTCTAGCTGGTTATAAAGGCGAACATTCTGATTGA
- the folD gene encoding bifunctional methylenetetrahydrofolate dehydrogenase/methenyltetrahydrofolate cyclohydrolase FolD: MSAHIIVGAEVASEIRAALKEEVGQLKEQGIHPGLAVILIGDDPASHSYVKGKEKACHEIGIYSEVIRRDASITQEELLGMIEEYNQNPNIHGILVQLPLPKHISEKAVIDAISPEKDVDGFTPVNVGNMLIGNDCYLPCTPHGIIELIKRSGQPIEGKHAVVIGRSNIVGKPVAMLLLQENATVTVAHSRTKDLASITRQADILVVAVGRAEMIGAEHVKVGAVVIDVGVNRNEAGKLVGDVHFDSVKEVASYLTPVPRGVGPMTITMLMKNTVDAAKKAARVAQEK; this comes from the coding sequence ATGTCAGCACATATTATTGTGGGCGCCGAAGTAGCGTCCGAAATCCGCGCGGCATTAAAAGAAGAAGTAGGCCAATTAAAGGAGCAGGGCATCCATCCGGGACTTGCGGTCATTCTTATAGGTGATGATCCAGCTTCTCATTCATATGTAAAAGGAAAAGAAAAAGCGTGCCATGAAATTGGTATCTATTCTGAAGTTATTCGGCGCGATGCTTCCATCACACAGGAAGAACTGCTAGGAATGATTGAGGAATATAACCAAAATCCGAACATTCATGGAATTCTGGTGCAGCTTCCGTTGCCGAAGCATATCTCCGAAAAAGCGGTCATTGACGCGATTAGTCCGGAGAAAGACGTGGATGGGTTTACTCCTGTAAATGTGGGCAACATGCTAATCGGCAACGATTGTTACTTGCCGTGTACGCCACATGGAATCATTGAACTGATTAAACGTTCGGGTCAGCCGATTGAAGGCAAGCACGCAGTCGTTATTGGACGTAGTAATATTGTAGGGAAGCCGGTTGCTATGTTATTATTGCAGGAAAATGCTACTGTAACTGTGGCACATTCGCGGACGAAAGATCTTGCGTCTATTACGCGTCAGGCGGACATTCTGGTTGTGGCCGTTGGCCGTGCTGAGATGATTGGCGCCGAACATGTAAAAGTCGGAGCTGTAGTTATTGATGTCGGTGTAAACCGGAATGAAGCAGGCAAGCTTGTGGGCGATGTTCATTTTGATTCCGTCAAGGAAGTCGCAAGTTATCTGACTCCAGTACCGCGTGGTGTGGGACCGATGACGATTACGATGCTGATGAAAAATACAGTGGACGCGGCGAAGAAAGCAGCACGCGTTGCACAAGAGAAATAG
- the xseA gene encoding exodeoxyribonuclease VII large subunit, with the protein MQDTRQIFSVRDLTRYIKDAFDFDEVLQNVWVRGELSNFVHHSRGHMYFTVKDEECKIKGVMFAGNNRYLKFIPKNGTRVLIRGSVSVYERDGQYQLYAKEMQPDGIGSLYMAFEQLKEKLEKEGLFDERNKKAIPRYPSRIGVITSPTGAAVRDIITTIRRRYPVANVLLYPVAVQGEHAAPSISRAINEMNERQDVDVLIVGRGGGSIEELWAFNEEAVARSISCSRIPVISAVGHETDYTIADFVADVRAATPTAAAELAVPHIQELHHRIDVLSGRVATSLRHQVKRLRERLERLQRSYVLRQPERHVMQYEQELDRLQQRLVRATEQYRIQKQARWKEMHRHLLQYNPTATIQRERERLHNRQERLERAMRMLVKEREQKLDRQIGKLDALSPLKVMKRGYSLVFKEAEGKQNLVTAVGQTAVGEKVAVRLADGALICRVEETQKGDING; encoded by the coding sequence GTGCAGGATACCCGGCAAATTTTTTCGGTTAGAGACCTTACGCGCTACATTAAAGATGCATTCGATTTTGATGAAGTGCTGCAGAATGTATGGGTGCGAGGCGAGCTATCCAATTTCGTGCATCACTCCCGAGGACATATGTATTTTACGGTCAAGGACGAAGAATGCAAAATTAAAGGCGTAATGTTTGCCGGGAATAACCGGTATCTCAAATTCATTCCTAAAAACGGAACCCGGGTGCTTATCCGCGGTTCTGTTTCTGTGTATGAACGGGACGGGCAGTATCAGCTATATGCGAAAGAGATGCAGCCGGACGGCATCGGGAGCCTTTATATGGCATTTGAACAGCTTAAGGAAAAGCTGGAGAAGGAGGGGCTGTTCGATGAGCGCAATAAAAAGGCAATTCCCCGGTATCCATCCAGGATCGGTGTCATTACCTCGCCTACTGGTGCTGCGGTGCGTGATATTATTACGACCATTCGCCGGAGGTATCCAGTTGCAAACGTATTGCTGTATCCGGTTGCGGTGCAAGGAGAACATGCTGCGCCATCTATTAGCCGCGCAATTAACGAGATGAATGAGCGCCAGGATGTCGATGTGCTGATTGTCGGCCGGGGTGGCGGATCGATTGAGGAGTTGTGGGCATTTAACGAAGAAGCAGTAGCCCGCAGTATTTCATGTTCACGTATTCCTGTGATTTCGGCTGTAGGGCATGAAACGGATTATACGATCGCAGATTTTGTAGCCGACGTGCGTGCGGCTACGCCTACAGCAGCGGCAGAACTTGCGGTACCCCATATACAGGAGTTGCATCATCGTATTGATGTATTGTCGGGGCGTGTTGCAACTTCACTTCGCCATCAGGTGAAACGTCTTCGTGAGCGGCTAGAGCGCCTGCAGCGTTCGTATGTGCTACGTCAGCCGGAACGCCATGTCATGCAATATGAGCAGGAGCTGGACCGGCTACAGCAACGACTCGTGCGGGCAACTGAACAATATCGTATACAGAAACAGGCACGATGGAAAGAAATGCACCGGCATTTGTTGCAATATAACCCAACGGCAACGATACAGCGCGAGCGCGAGCGTCTGCATAATCGGCAGGAGCGCCTGGAGCGTGCGATGAGAATGCTGGTCAAAGAACGAGAACAAAAGCTCGATCGTCAAATCGGTAAGCTAGATGCATTGAGCCCGCTAAAAGTAATGAAGCGTGGCTATTCGCTTGTATTTAAAGAAGCGGAAGGAAAACAGAATCTGGTAACCGCAGTAGGACAAACGGCGGTAGGTGAGAAGGTCGCTGTTCGTTTGGCTGACGGAGCGCTCATATGCCGGGTCGAGGAGACGCAAAAGGGGGATATCAATGGGTAA
- the xseB gene encoding exodeoxyribonuclease VII small subunit → MGKKKTEVPFEEAMKQLEEVVQQLEAGDVPLEKAIALFQEGMELSKQCSEKLTDVEQKIEMLLEQEGERVAVPFQLEGDDE, encoded by the coding sequence ATGGGTAAGAAAAAGACAGAAGTACCATTCGAAGAGGCGATGAAGCAGTTGGAAGAAGTCGTACAGCAACTTGAAGCGGGGGATGTTCCGTTAGAGAAAGCGATTGCCTTATTCCAGGAGGGGATGGAACTGTCCAAGCAGTGCAGCGAGAAGCTAACCGATGTGGAACAGAAAATAGAGATGCTGCTGGAGCAGGAAGGCGAACGGGTCGCCGTTCCGTTTCAATTGGAGGGAGATGACGAGTGA
- a CDS encoding polyprenyl synthetase family protein, with the protein MSNVQLKEYINEKVALISDRLAVYADVQEVPDTLRNAMAYSLLAGGKRLRPLFVLATLESFGKPIEPGIPVGCAVEMIHTYSLIHDDLPAMDDDDFRRGKPTNHKVYGEAMAILAGDALLTYAFETVCEAQAYNIPADSILKIVRELSSYAGARGMVGGQCADMEGENTRLTLEQLQYIHQHKTADLLVFCVRAGAILAGAEERQLALLTRYANNIGLAFQIQDDILDVTGDEMKIGKPVGSDEKSSKSTYPSLIGMEESQATLQRLVDEANEALTAAGLTDTSILRALATFVIERDH; encoded by the coding sequence GTGAGCAACGTGCAGCTAAAAGAATATATTAACGAAAAGGTGGCGCTAATTTCCGATCGTCTTGCTGTGTATGCGGATGTGCAGGAAGTTCCGGATACGCTCCGGAACGCGATGGCGTACTCGCTTTTGGCTGGAGGTAAACGGCTGCGTCCCTTATTTGTACTTGCGACACTTGAATCGTTCGGCAAGCCGATAGAACCGGGTATTCCCGTTGGTTGTGCGGTCGAAATGATACATACGTACTCTCTTATTCATGATGATTTGCCAGCTATGGATGATGATGATTTCCGTCGAGGAAAACCGACAAACCATAAAGTGTATGGGGAAGCGATGGCCATTCTTGCAGGAGACGCGCTTTTGACGTATGCTTTTGAAACGGTATGCGAGGCGCAAGCCTATAACATTCCTGCAGACAGCATCCTGAAAATCGTACGCGAATTGTCGTCGTACGCTGGTGCTAGAGGAATGGTTGGCGGCCAATGCGCCGATATGGAAGGCGAGAATACGCGGCTGACGCTTGAACAATTGCAGTATATTCATCAACATAAAACCGCTGACCTTCTTGTATTTTGTGTGCGTGCTGGCGCGATTCTTGCCGGGGCCGAGGAGAGACAGCTCGCGCTCCTGACTCGTTATGCCAACAATATTGGGCTTGCATTCCAGATCCAAGATGATATTTTGGATGTGACGGGTGACGAGATGAAAATCGGAAAACCGGTGGGAAGCGATGAGAAGAGCAGCAAATCTACGTACCCTTCCCTTATTGGTATGGAAGAATCGCAGGCTACACTCCAGCGCTTAGTGGATGAGGCGAATGAAGCACTTACCGCAGCAGGACTTACGGATACCAGCATTCTGCGCGCTCTCGCAACGTTTGTTATTGAGCGGGATCACTAA
- the dxs gene encoding 1-deoxy-D-xylulose-5-phosphate synthase produces MLSDINSPQDLKKLNVSQLNTLAEEIREFLIENLSVTGGHLAPNLGVVELTLALHYIFESPKDKLIWDVGHQAYVHKMLTGRMDRFHTLRQYKGLCGYPKCSESEHDVWETGHSSTSLSAAMGMAIARDLKRERSKVVAIIGDGALTGGMAFEAMNHMGHEKRDVTVILNDNEMSIAPNVGALHNYLGKLRTNDGYKRVKEEVESLLKKVPAVGGTMAKLAERLKDGLKYLMVSGILFEELGFTYLGPVDGHDLPTLMEALRQAAYTKGPVLVHVITKKGKGYTPAEADSDVFHGVGTYKIESGEVLKTEGPPSYTSIFARTLEKLAETDPRIVAITAAMPGGTGLNRFASKYPERFFDVGIAEQHATTMAAGIATQGLKPVFAVYSTFLQRGYDQLVHDVSRQNLNVLFAIDRAGLVGADGETHQGVFDIAYMRSLPNMTIMMPKDENELQHMMYTALQHNDGPIAVRYPRGSGEGVDLDTEYKQLPIGKAEILRSGSHVAILAFGNMVPTAQKAADALAAEGITPMVVNARFAKPLDEELLFTLARDGYTVITLEEGAVQGGFGSAVLECYAQAGYHDMVVELMGIPDYYVEHGSVKEQRAEVGLTPENVAQKVRSLWPARRQRA; encoded by the coding sequence TTGCTATCCGATATTAACTCCCCTCAAGACCTGAAAAAGTTAAATGTATCGCAATTGAATACATTAGCGGAAGAAATCCGCGAATTTTTAATTGAAAACCTTTCGGTAACGGGGGGGCACCTGGCACCTAATCTGGGCGTGGTCGAATTAACGCTGGCGCTTCACTATATTTTTGAAAGTCCAAAGGACAAGCTTATTTGGGATGTCGGCCACCAGGCTTACGTGCATAAGATGTTAACCGGACGAATGGATCGTTTTCATACGCTACGTCAGTACAAAGGACTGTGCGGATATCCGAAATGCAGCGAGAGTGAGCATGATGTTTGGGAGACCGGTCATAGCAGTACCTCTTTGTCTGCGGCGATGGGTATGGCAATCGCCCGCGACTTGAAGCGGGAGCGCAGCAAAGTTGTAGCTATTATCGGCGATGGTGCCCTGACTGGTGGTATGGCCTTTGAAGCAATGAACCATATGGGTCATGAGAAACGCGATGTGACAGTTATTTTGAATGATAACGAAATGTCGATTGCGCCGAACGTGGGAGCCTTACATAACTATCTTGGTAAGCTCCGCACAAACGACGGATATAAGCGAGTGAAAGAAGAGGTCGAGTCTTTACTGAAGAAAGTGCCGGCTGTTGGCGGGACAATGGCCAAGCTGGCAGAACGCCTGAAGGACGGGCTAAAATATTTAATGGTATCGGGCATTTTGTTTGAAGAACTAGGCTTTACGTATCTTGGACCAGTGGATGGCCATGATCTGCCGACGTTGATGGAGGCGTTGCGCCAGGCCGCTTATACGAAAGGACCGGTACTGGTCCACGTTATTACCAAGAAAGGAAAAGGTTACACCCCTGCAGAAGCCGATTCTGATGTGTTCCATGGTGTAGGTACGTATAAAATCGAAAGCGGAGAAGTATTGAAAACGGAAGGGCCGCCAAGCTATACAAGCATTTTCGCACGGACGCTCGAAAAGCTGGCAGAAACCGACCCACGCATTGTAGCCATTACTGCCGCAATGCCGGGCGGGACAGGCTTGAACCGGTTTGCATCGAAATATCCGGAACGTTTCTTTGATGTTGGGATTGCCGAACAGCATGCGACAACGATGGCTGCAGGCATTGCTACCCAGGGATTGAAGCCTGTATTTGCCGTGTATTCCACGTTTTTGCAACGAGGTTATGACCAGTTGGTACATGACGTAAGCCGTCAGAATTTAAATGTATTATTTGCAATTGATCGGGCAGGCCTTGTCGGTGCTGATGGAGAGACGCACCAGGGCGTATTCGACATTGCTTATATGCGTAGCCTACCCAACATGACTATAATGATGCCAAAAGATGAGAATGAACTTCAGCATATGATGTATACGGCTTTGCAGCATAATGATGGCCCGATTGCCGTTCGTTATCCGCGCGGCAGCGGGGAAGGTGTTGACTTAGATACTGAATATAAGCAACTGCCGATCGGAAAGGCAGAAATTCTTCGTTCGGGCTCCCATGTAGCTATCCTGGCATTTGGTAACATGGTTCCTACCGCTCAGAAAGCGGCAGATGCGCTTGCCGCGGAAGGCATCACTCCAATGGTCGTCAATGCGCGTTTCGCCAAACCGCTCGACGAGGAGTTATTGTTCACGTTAGCACGGGACGGCTACACAGTGATTACGCTTGAGGAGGGTGCCGTACAGGGAGGATTCGGTAGTGCGGTGCTGGAATGCTATGCGCAGGCCGGATATCATGATATGGTTGTTGAGCTGATGGGTATTCCTGATTATTATGTAGAGCACGGTAGCGTGAAAGAACAACGGGCTGAAGTGGGATTGACTCCCGAGAATGTAGCCCAAAAAGTACGTTCTCTGTGGCCTGCAAGGAGGCAACGAGCGTAA
- a CDS encoding TlyA family RNA methyltransferase, which yields MMSTKERIDVRLVQEGFFPSREKARAAIMAGLVFVGQERCDKAGMKVETNKPITVKGQVHPYVSRGGLKLEKAIQAFDIDLKDAVVMDIGASTGGFTDCALQHGARLVYAIDVGYGQLDWSLRQNENVVVMERTNFRHLKVEEWSGEKIQFATIDVSFISLRLILPVLKDFLKPGARVLALVKPQFEAGREQVGKHGVVRDPNVHEEVLRMMTEFSEELGFIVRGLSFSPITGGEGNIEFLLHLEWSEDPATSARLDHEADIARVVHEAHATF from the coding sequence CTGATGAGTACAAAAGAGAGAATAGACGTACGCTTGGTTCAGGAAGGTTTTTTTCCAAGCCGGGAAAAAGCAAGGGCTGCCATTATGGCAGGCCTTGTCTTTGTCGGACAGGAACGCTGTGACAAAGCAGGAATGAAAGTGGAAACAAATAAGCCCATTACAGTCAAAGGGCAGGTGCATCCGTATGTAAGTCGCGGTGGACTGAAGCTTGAGAAAGCGATTCAGGCATTTGATATTGATTTGAAGGACGCGGTTGTCATGGATATCGGCGCGTCCACCGGCGGATTTACAGACTGTGCCCTGCAGCACGGTGCCCGTCTGGTATATGCTATTGATGTCGGATACGGTCAACTGGACTGGTCCCTTCGCCAGAACGAAAATGTAGTGGTAATGGAGAGAACGAACTTTCGTCATCTTAAAGTGGAGGAGTGGAGCGGAGAGAAGATTCAGTTTGCCACCATTGATGTTTCTTTTATTTCTCTTCGTCTTATATTGCCCGTCCTCAAAGATTTTCTAAAGCCTGGAGCCCGAGTGTTGGCGCTCGTAAAACCGCAGTTCGAAGCGGGACGGGAACAGGTTGGCAAGCATGGGGTCGTGCGCGATCCGAATGTGCACGAAGAAGTGTTGCGCATGATGACAGAATTCAGCGAAGAACTTGGATTTATTGTGCGTGGACTTTCCTTTTCACCAATTACAGGCGGCGAGGGAAATATCGAATTTCTGCTACATCTCGAATGGAGCGAAGACCCGGCAACATCTGCGCGACTCGACCATGAAGCGGATATCGCCCGTGTTGTTCATGAGGCGCATGCTACATTTTAG
- a CDS encoding NAD(+)/NADH kinase has translation MTAIGIVANEQKTKAWSVAKELVRLLKEKRVGVYIDHVVASHIGRQELALPIDKFHEVVDIIFVLGGDGTLIGLAREIAPYPIPILGINLGNLGFLSESEPEDLPHAVDRILSGEYCVEDRMMLHTEVIRKGKHIHEAVALNDVGIAKGSFGRMIKCSVYVDDLYVATYNGDGLIVSTPTGSTAYSLSAGGPIVVPYINAILLTPVAPHSLTARPLVLPANEEIHVVIDATHNDLGLTIDGQLGYQLEVDDEIVIRRSPHITSLIKWKERSFFEVVRKKLQGENG, from the coding sequence GTGACGGCGATAGGTATTGTAGCGAATGAACAGAAAACAAAAGCATGGTCTGTAGCCAAAGAATTGGTGCGTTTATTGAAAGAAAAACGAGTAGGCGTATACATAGACCATGTAGTGGCTTCTCATATCGGACGGCAAGAGCTTGCGCTTCCGATAGATAAATTTCATGAAGTAGTGGATATTATTTTCGTGCTGGGCGGAGATGGAACACTCATCGGACTGGCGAGGGAAATCGCGCCGTACCCGATTCCGATCCTTGGTATTAATCTGGGTAATCTTGGATTTCTTTCTGAATCTGAGCCTGAGGATTTGCCGCATGCGGTCGATCGGATTTTGAGTGGAGAATATTGTGTAGAAGATAGGATGATGCTCCATACAGAAGTCATTCGTAAGGGCAAACATATTCATGAGGCAGTAGCGCTCAATGATGTTGGCATCGCCAAGGGAAGTTTCGGACGAATGATTAAATGCAGTGTCTATGTAGATGATTTATATGTGGCAACGTACAATGGCGATGGGCTCATTGTTTCTACACCTACTGGATCCACGGCATATTCCCTTTCGGCGGGTGGACCCATCGTGGTGCCATACATTAACGCCATTTTACTTACTCCAGTAGCACCTCATTCATTGACAGCCCGTCCACTTGTCTTGCCGGCGAATGAGGAAATCCATGTTGTTATTGATGCGACGCATAATGATCTCGGATTAACGATTGATGGTCAGTTGGGTTATCAGTTGGAGGTCGATGATGAAATCGTCATCCGGCGATCGCCTCACATTACATCGCTCATTAAATGGAAAGAGCGCAGCTTTTTTGAAGTGGTGCGCAAGAAATTGCAAGGGGAGAACGGATAA
- the ahrC gene encoding transcriptional regulator AhrC/ArgR, translated as MNKGQRHIKIREIIARNDVETQDELVDLLCDAGFNVTQATVSRDIKELHLVKVPTNDGRYKYSLPADQRFNPQHKLKRTLIDSFVSIDRTDNLLVMKTMPGNANAIGALIDNLEWPEILGTICGDDTILIICRGKDNATDMSQRFIDML; from the coding sequence ATGAACAAGGGCCAACGACATATCAAAATTAGGGAAATCATTGCCCGAAATGATGTGGAAACACAGGATGAACTGGTTGACCTGTTGTGTGATGCAGGATTTAACGTCACACAAGCGACCGTTTCACGAGATATCAAGGAACTACATTTAGTAAAAGTACCAACCAATGATGGGCGTTATAAGTATTCGCTTCCGGCTGATCAACGTTTTAATCCGCAGCATAAGCTGAAGCGAACATTAATCGATAGCTTCGTGAGCATTGATCGGACCGATAATTTGCTTGTAATGAAGACAATGCCCGGAAATGCCAATGCAATTGGCGCATTAATCGATAACTTGGAATGGCCAGAAATTCTAGGAACGATTTGCGGGGACGATACCATCCTGATTATATGCCGCGGCAAAGACAACGCGACCGATATGTCACAGCGGTTTATTGATATGCTATAG
- the recN gene encoding DNA repair protein RecN, with protein MLLELTIRNFAVIKEVSVSFGRGLTILTGETGAGKSILIDAISLLLGGRGSADYVRYGCKKAEIEGLFEFEANAPALSLMEEMGIEVEERTIIIRRELASTGKTICRINGQMVTLSMLRDVAPWLINIHGQHEHQSLMQGDRHMEWLDAFGDEKIAPAFREFSKLYGIYRQLVSELEYMSTNEREMVQRMDMLRFQLQEIVEANLRPLEDEELIKERKKLSGGEKLAHSLEDAYRSLVGEQRGVDWISNAVSHLETVLEYDEELKETHQMVESAFYQLEEAARLVRDYRDTIEFDPERLMQIESRLDEINRLKRKYGLSVDEILEYAASIEDELDSMENRETRIEEIQKKLKEVALDLAVEATELSQIRKQIATILAQAIEQELKELHMGRARFEIAVNQQEDERGLEVDGMRLRVTANGIDTVEFLIAPNPGEPLRSVSKIASGGELSRIMLAMKTILADAENIDTMIFDEVDTGVSGRAAQAIAEKLVRVSRRRQVLSITHLPQVASMADTHLRIEKHMNENETETKVQALPYEERVVELARMLGGAQVTETTKSNAREMLDQAEELKKRTEG; from the coding sequence ATGTTGCTTGAGTTAACAATTCGTAATTTTGCCGTAATCAAGGAGGTCTCCGTTTCATTTGGACGGGGCCTTACGATTTTAACGGGGGAAACTGGTGCGGGAAAATCAATCCTAATTGACGCCATCAGTCTGTTGCTTGGTGGACGAGGTTCCGCCGATTATGTCCGATACGGATGTAAAAAAGCCGAAATCGAAGGATTGTTTGAATTTGAAGCGAATGCACCGGCTTTGTCCTTGATGGAAGAAATGGGAATCGAGGTTGAAGAAAGGACCATTATCATCCGACGGGAGTTAGCCAGTACCGGTAAAACCATCTGCCGGATTAACGGACAGATGGTGACATTATCGATGCTACGGGATGTAGCACCTTGGCTAATCAATATTCATGGACAACATGAGCATCAATCCCTTATGCAAGGCGATAGGCATATGGAGTGGCTGGACGCATTCGGTGACGAAAAAATTGCACCTGCATTCCGCGAATTCTCTAAGCTATACGGAATATATCGTCAACTCGTTTCGGAGCTTGAATACATGTCAACTAACGAACGGGAAATGGTGCAGCGTATGGATATGCTTCGTTTTCAACTGCAGGAAATTGTTGAGGCTAACCTCAGACCATTAGAGGATGAGGAATTAATTAAAGAACGGAAGAAGCTGTCCGGTGGAGAAAAGCTGGCGCATAGCCTCGAAGATGCATATCGCTCATTAGTCGGGGAGCAACGTGGTGTTGATTGGATCAGCAATGCTGTGAGTCATCTTGAAACAGTGCTTGAATATGATGAAGAGCTAAAAGAGACGCATCAGATGGTGGAAAGCGCATTTTATCAATTAGAGGAAGCTGCACGACTCGTGCGTGATTACCGTGACACAATCGAATTCGATCCAGAGAGGCTGATGCAGATTGAAAGCCGTCTGGATGAAATTAATCGGTTGAAACGCAAGTATGGACTGTCGGTCGATGAAATCCTTGAATATGCAGCTTCGATTGAAGACGAACTCGATAGCATGGAGAATAGGGAGACGCGCATTGAAGAAATTCAGAAAAAGCTGAAGGAAGTGGCGCTTGATTTGGCGGTAGAAGCCACGGAGTTATCGCAGATACGTAAGCAGATAGCGACTATACTGGCTCAGGCAATCGAACAAGAGCTAAAGGAACTTCACATGGGACGGGCCCGTTTTGAAATTGCAGTTAATCAACAGGAAGATGAGCGCGGCCTCGAAGTGGATGGAATGCGTCTGCGTGTAACGGCAAACGGCATCGATACGGTGGAGTTTCTTATTGCTCCCAATCCAGGCGAGCCGCTGCGTTCGGTTAGTAAAATCGCCTCTGGTGGAGAGTTGTCCCGGATTATGCTGGCGATGAAGACCATTCTGGCTGATGCAGAAAACATTGATACGATGATTTTTGATGAGGTCGATACAGGTGTTAGCGGACGCGCTGCACAGGCGATTGCCGAGAAGTTGGTCCGTGTCTCACGCAGACGTCAGGTGCTTTCCATTACACATCTACCGCAAGTAGCCAGCATGGCGGATACACACCTGCGGATCGAAAAACACATGAACGAGAACGAGACAGAAACGAAAGTACAAGCGCTGCCGTATGAGGAGCGTGTTGTGGAATTGGCCCGGATGCTTGGAGGTGCCCAGGTAACAGAAACGACGAAGAGCAATGCAAGGGAAATGCTTGATCAGGCTGAAGAGCTAAAGAAAAGAACAGAAGGATAA